The genomic window CCAAGAAGGGTGGAAAGGCAAACCAGCCATTCGTCAATATCCTTACACCATCTCTCCTAAAGTCCAAGAAAAGGTAACGGAAGAGCTGGACAGGATGCTTCGAGTGGGAATAATTGAAAGATGTCATTCTGATTGGTCGCTAAATGTCGTCCCGGTGATAAAACCAACCGGAAAAGTCCGATTATGCCTCGATGCGCGGAAAATTAATGAGCGCACCGTGAGGGACGCGTATCCTCTACCACACCCCGGTAGAATTTAGGCCAATTACCGAAAGCCAAGTACTTGAGCACCATAGACCTCTCAGAAGCTTTCTTACAAATTCCCTCGAAGCATCCTCCCGCCGGTACACAGCATTTAGTGTACAAAGCAAAGGTATGTTCCAGTTCACCCGTCTACCCTTTGGCTTGGTCAACAGTCCGGCGACCTTGTCCCGTCTGATGGACCAAGTCTTAGGACACGGTGAACTGGAACCTCGCGTTTTTGTATATTTAGATGACATAGTCATCGTAAGTGAAACGTTCGAAGAACATGTCAAACTACTTAAGGAGGTAGCACGTCGGTTACGAGCCGCTAACTTAGCAATCAATCTAGATAAGTCCAAATTTGGAGTCGAAGAACTTCCATTTTTGGGTTATTTACTATCTATCCAAGGCTTAAAACCGAACCCTGAGAAGGTCAGAGCCGTGATAGATTATGAGCGCCCGACAACGGTAACAAAGTTACGCAGATTTCTGGGCATGTGTAACTATTACCGGAGGTTTATACAAGACTTCAGTGGTGTAACAGCTCCACTGACAGATCTGCTTAAAACCAAGAGTAAAGTTTTAGGATGGAATGAGAGGGCCGAAGAAGCTTTTAGTGATATTAAAGAAAAGCTAATCACCGCTCCCATTCTCATGTGTCCTGATTTTACTAGAGAATTCTGCATCCAAACCGACGCCAGCGATGTAGCTGTGGCCCGGTATACTTACGCAGGAGCAATATGGCTCTGAAAGGGTCATCGCCTATTTTCACACAAATTAACGACCCCACAACGCAATTACCATGCGTGTGAAAAGGAAACCCTAGCGGCATTGTTGGCTATTGAGGCATTCCGCGGGTATGTGGAAGGAGCCCACTTTACCTTAATCACCGACTCGTCCGCGTTATCACACATAATGACCACAAAGTGGAAAACCGCATCGCGTTGTAGCAGATGGTGTTTAACCCTGCAGCAGTACAACATGAGCATAATACATCGGAAGGGACGGGATAACATAGTACCCGACGCCCTATCCAGGGCCGTTGCGATAGTGACAACCCGATCATCTTCGTCTTGGTACGACAAAACCATAAAGGACGTCAAAGAAAACCCCGACGACTTTGTAGATTTCCGAGTCGAAAACGGAAAACtttataaatttgtttcgaCTCCGAATTTACCCTACGATCATCGGTATGAATGGAAGTTAGTACCACCGGTGACAGATAGAGAGGAAATTATCCGCGAAAATCACGACGGGTCAATGCATCTTGGAACAGACAAGACAATTGACCGAATAAAGCAGCGCTACTATTGGCCAAAATTAGCCGCTGAAGTGCGCGATTTCATTAAGGACTGCACAACATGCAAAGAAGTCAAAGGATCTTCAGTGCCTGTTGTCCCTTTATGGGTGATCAACGGATCACTAAACACCCATGGCAAATAATTGCAATGGACTTCATTGGTCCCTTGCCTCGCAGCAAGAAAGGCCATCAGCATATACTTGTGGTGCTTGATCTATATAGCAAATGGATTATGCTGAACCCCGTACGTAAGATCGACAGCGCATCTTTATGTGCCATTGTTCGTGATCAATGGTTCTTTAGGAACTCAACTCCTGAAGTTATCATAACTGATAACGCCTCATGCTTCCTGTCAAAGGAATTCAAATCTTTTAGAGCGTTTTCACATACGACACTGGCTAAATGCTAAGTATCATTGCCAAGCAAACCCAGTAGAACGGGTCAATCGAACCGTGAACGCTGCCATAAGGACTTATGTAAGAGAAGACCAAAGACAATGGGATTCCAAATTATCGGAAATagaaacgatattgaattcttCGGTTCATTCCGTTACCAAATTGACCCCCTTTTTTATTACTCACGGTCATGAGCTATTCGTGAAAGGATCAGATCACAAGGATCTCCCTTCAGAACACGACCAAACTGTTCAAGATCGATCTGAATCACAAAAACAACTTTTCGATAAAATCTACGAAGTTGTAGAGAAAAATCTGAAACAAGCTCACGAAGTTGGAAAACACCGTTACAATCTTAGACATCGTCAGCATGCTAAGAGTTTCGAAATAGGTCAACAAATTTATTATCGCAACATGAAACAGTCTAGCGCGGTGCATAACTACAATGCAAAGTATGGCGCTATGTATCTGCCAGGACGAGTAAGGTCTAAACTGGGCTCATCGTCATATGAGATtgaggattcctttgggaaatcatTAGGGATTTGGCATGCAAGTCACATGAAACCAGCATAAACATTGTATTCTTAAATCCAGAGCGTGTACGTAGACTAAAagtaacgttttttttttcagttcgaTAAGATTATCTCCAGACAGTTGATCGTAAGTAAACACTGATACTTCGTTATCATTGGTAAACACTGCCGACGTCTGAAACATTGGTTCTGTATAGCTTTTCTAGTACGTcaccaaattagctaaaacgATAGAAAAAAAGGTAATTACATATGTTCGAAAACCGTGATAATCTAGCTTCAAACAATAGatattttcacgattttccaTCCTGATGAAAAGTTTTGCGATGCTGCGATAACTTACTGTTGATAGTATTTGACAGTCGCCATCGAATCGAGTAGtgttttcgaaatttgaaatcGGCTCACATCTCAAGCATGTGTCTACGATCTAATTTAGCACAGATATAGATTTCTCTTTAAATAAATTCAGGCTGGTTTAGGCAGAATAGAAAGTGTTCTTCGCATTTCGCTGGAGACCGGAGGCTAACAGCCGCTGATGGTCAGTACAAGGTATAACCTTCTAAATAGATACTGAGTCCTCGGACAATGAAAGTATATGACCCCGAATACCAAGGCACTTATCTAGTCAGGCTTAAACTAAACCCAAAGCATACTTAATTAGACAAATGATTAGGTTTGGCCGGTAGACAGTTACGTCTACGGTATTTAATACCATTAGAATAGGATGATAGGTATAGGTTTTGTAAATAGCTTAAATTTACTGTACAGCTAGTAGTAAGTTAGGTTGAAGGGTGTGTGTGTGAAAATTGACTGAATGAATGTGAATGAAATAATATTGAGGGATCCCGCTTGAGAGTTAGGTGAATGATAGTATGAATGAGTTAATTAAAACCAGAACTACGGAAGCCCACCAAAGCTATGTTTTTCCTCACAAGTTGAGGGAGTATGGATAAAATTCCCATTACGAGAGAGATGTTTTCTTGAAGGTAAAGAATGATTAAAATCGGTAACTGAATCGTTAACCtcaatggtttaaaaaaaaggGGAGTATCAAAAAAACAACTCGTTAACAATAGAACCCTAAATAAATGCTCCGGACCTACTACCCAAAGGACAAAGGACTATATATTGCAATCAATAATCAATTCCCATGATTAAAAAATTCCCATATCTACCAATATGTGAATTTTTATTTGAAGAGGGGAACATTGTAACACTTGAAGCGTGTTCCAACTGTTTGAACTTAATTTTGGTGAGAGTTTTGCCAATGAAATGTTTCATGTAAATGTAAATGTTACGCAAAAACTTTATTTGAATTATATAACTTAATTAAATTTTTGCTAAAAGCATCCATAACCCTAattcaaattttgaaggaaGTACTAGATTATCTGCCGCCAATAGGGCATTTCGAACACCATTACGAAGGCAACTGGCTCCACTGCTCGACATTACCAGCACATCTAATCAACGGAGAGGCGCGAAGGTATGTGTAAGCCACCGAATCACGTGCCACACCATGGGATGTAATGGGTGGAATGGGATAGGAAAATCTGTTAACCTGCGATATATCGAAAGCTGTTACCTATCGCCTATATAAGGATCCAACCCCCCAAAATCGGGTCTCTTTTGGATTCTTGAAATCGACAGCACAAGTCTTATAATTTAAAGTGGTTGAGTTCTTTGCTAGTGAATTGAACCTGTGAAATAGAATACCATCGGTGAAATTATCACCTGTTTTAGAAAATCTTTTTGGAGTTCCAACTCCCAATCTAACTCGCGAGGACGCTAAGAGTGTAATAAGTGCTTTTAGTGGCCACTTAGTGGCATACTGGTTCTCCTTATCGCCAACGTGAGACCAGAAAGTGATTGAAAGGTCGCCTCCCGGTTAGAAGCGTAAATCGGCACGAGTGAGAATCCGTTATAGAACCGGCTAGGCAAGGTGTCGTGATCCGCGAGTTAGATTTAATTCCTTTCAATAAAGACTACAGTGACTAGTGCTGCCGAAAGTGATTTCGCTCATAGCGGAGTCGCAAAGATCGTCCGTTACCATACGATCAGGTCGTACGTCACCAAACGACCAGAAAACCACGTTCCGTGATCGGAAAGATTGCAGCCCTGACGAGGGTGAAGCGCTCGAGTAGTTCTAAGGAAAGCAGCCAGCTGAACGAGTTCGGTGCCTCGCGAGGACCAGGACAGCAAGAAATCCAGGATTCGTTAAGCAGTGAGTGAGTCTAcagtttttcttaaataaatcgTGAAATTGATCAAAAATAAGCAATTGCTTACTgaatatattttagtttatttgcTGGGTTTGTTGCataatctaatttttttatagtttattgCGTGCGCTGAAAGAAAGTTTTTCCAGGTTGAGAACAGAAAGTGAAACAGGTGAGTTTTCCCCAGCACGTTGTGCCGACCCTGAGAGATTAAAAGAGGTGAGCTGGCTCGGGACGTGAGGACGTCCATGCCACAGACGCATGGGCGTCATTGGTAGTTACAATTTCAATTACAAGAAAATGCATGATATCACCGAGATTAGtcatgaaaaatgttgctgcaatattttaaatgttttctcAAATTCTTCTTCAGATGATGTCGTCTACGTAGATAAGGATATAACTAAATCGTTTACCCTCCTTTTTTACATACAGCAAGGATCAGCCTCGGATGGCATGAAATTCATTGACTTGAATACATTGTCTATTCTTTGGTTCCACACACGGGCTGATTGCTTGAGTCCATAAATACTTTTCTTCAGACGACAAACAATATTGGCTCCTCCTGTTTGGTACATTTCCGGTTGCTTCATGTATATTGTTTCATCGAGTATACCATTAAGGTACGTGGTTTTCACATCTACATGCTTGACAACCATTTGATATCGACTTGCTATAGTGAGGAATGTTCGCAACGTTACTTGTTTAGCTACAGGAGCAAATACTTCATCGAAATCCACGCCAAATTTCTGTGTAAATCCTTGCGCCACCAACCTGGGCTTGTGACGTACAACATTGCCGTTCACATCTCGTTTCGACTTGAATAACCATTTGCAATCTATTGCTTTCCTGTCTGGTGGAAGTCAAATGACCCCTGAAGAAGCTTGGAGTGGTAGGATGCCAGATTTAGCTCACGTTCGTGTTTTCGGATCACCTGCGATGGTCCCAGGTTCCAGATCCCAGGTTCCATTTTTAACTAAAGAGATATATTCATCATCCATAGCAGCCTTCCATAATTCTGACTTGGAACTTTCAAGAGCTTTTGTCACTGTATCAGGATCTCCATTGCTAGAGGAATTGTTCCTGGTAACTAATCCTTGCGATATTTGATGTTGACTATCCATCACTGTTGTCGAGGTCGTCGTTGAGTTCTCCGCTGCATTGCCAGTAACATCATCGCAATCTAGAAAACGATTGGACGGCAATCCATGGCTAGGAAAGAAAAAATCCCGCAACTTGTTCGGAAGATAGCTTTCTCTACCACTTCGTCTCAACATTCCCGATTCTGGAACGTGTGTGACTGGATGCCTCCTAGATGTTTGAATCACTTCAATTTGATCAGCTAATTCTACATCACTTTCGTCGCTTGTCATAATTGTATCATTGATGATTTCAGCTTCTGCAGTTTCTATTGGAGCATCTTTCGGAACTTCCATTTCAAACGACGCTACTTCATCCAAGACCAGACTAGTTTTTCTCGAATTTTCTATAGAAGTTGGCTTTACCTGAATCGTCATATTTGATTGTTCGCTCAGAAAAATTACATTACGAGACTTGATCAGCTTTCTTGATTTTGGGTCCCATAAACGATAAGCTTTCGTATCTTCTTGGAATCCAGTGAGTATGCATTCGAAAGCTTTtgtaccgtgcaaactcaaacttcggacgcttaagcactttctgatatacaatcatcctgttcacgcacattttaaatcacaccgtttaaatcaacattgcaatcactaagtatagtattcatctttgaactaTGTATTAaatatgtgcaagatattgcgaagaatgtatgcaatttatgaaaatgtccggcttctgtttgattcaaacctcggacaccagcggggttggattcatatttcggacacaaagattcaaacttcggacacctgattacacgGTACCGGcaagaataattgaaaacaattctcactgtacagctcagactgtcttttaatcatttcgtcgcgttgttttaacatgtctcattaaaatttaactatactaaaacaagcCAAAACTATTAGTCCTTCCGATCCAGCTTgatgaaacatttcgatgaaatatttcagagaatttcccatacaaattgaagcgtccgaagtttgagtgtgtccgaaatttgattatccacggtatcCCATTTCTTCCGCTTTGGTATGTGTACCATCGCAGGTGATCCGAAAACACGAACGTGAGCTAAATCTGGCATCCTACCAGTCCAAGCTTCTTCAGGGGTCATTTGATGTCCTCTAGTTGGCAATCGATTGATCAAAATATACAGCTGTTGCAGTTGCTTCGGCCCAGAACATTTTGGGAAGATTGGCTTCAAATAGCATACATCTTGCCCGTTCAACGATAGTTCGGTTACCTCTTTCCGCCATTCCGTTTTGCTCTGGAGTATAATCCGCCGAAGTTTGATGACGAATGCCCATACGACACAGATGATCTTCTAATTGCTTGTTCATAAATTCTTTACCGTTGTCCGTACGTAGAATTTTTAGCTTCTTGCCAGTTTGCTTCTCTGCCATGCTTCGAAAACTTTCAAAAGCCTTGAATACATGTTCACCAGACTTCTCTGACAGAAAATAGATGAAAATTCTGCGAGTTTTATCATCTGTGAACCCAATTCTGCCTCCATTGGTCCGCAGATATCTGAATGTACTAGTTCCAGTATTTATGTTGCCGGTAAACGTGTTTGTTTTCCCATTGCACAGATTTTGCATTTTACATCACTTGTTGCATTTGTGTCAATACCTTGGATACCGCTGACCATTCCGTTTGTTAAACGGTTCAGACTCTTGATATTGAGATGTCCCATTCTTCTATGCCATAGATACAGATTCTCCGTAGAGCATTTTAGTGCTTTGCATAATGTCAGTTCATCCAACTTGAAAAGATCGTTAATTCTTGTGCCTGTAGCAATAAGTTTTCCTGTTTGGTTGACAACTTTCACACCATGCTCGTTGAATGTAACAGTATTTCCACGCTTCACTATTTGGTTTACAGATATCAAATTAACGGATAGCTCCGGTATTACCTGGACTTGATGCATTTCGATGGGTTTTTCATCCGGGTAGCACTCAGGGTAAATCTTGATAGATCCCTTTGCAATGACGGACATAGCACCTTTATTTGCTGCGATGACTTTTCCACCACACTTGATTGAATTTTCCAGTAATACTTCCGTTTTTGTAAAATGATTTGAAGCACCGGAATCGAAGTACCAATTCTGATCGTCTTCACTCATGGCTGACAATACAGTACACCATGCATTTCCGTGTTCATTTTTTGGTAATTTAATTGTGCAATTCTTCGCGATGAACTTTTGACAGTTtctgcattttggaccgttgcTTCTTGTTTTCGAATTCGTATCTTGCCTTTGTTTCCAGTTTTGTTTCTTCCCAGCGAATGCAGATCCACTTGGTATACTGATTTCTTGGAGCAGTTTGGTTTTGATAACATCAGCTTCAAACCGGAATTTTCGATTGCCATTATCATTGGACGATAGTCTTCGGGCAAGGAGCAACGTACCGATCCATTCATCGCTAATATCGAAACCAATACCATGTAACTGATGAGCCGTTGCAATGATACTGTTCACGTAGACCTCCATCGACTCACAAGATGCAAGAGACGTTGAGATGAGCTTCCTCAGCAGTCCAACTTTTCTTGTTAAACCAGAGTCCTCGAATGCTGCTTCTAATCGCGACCAGGTCTCCCGGGCGGTCGTAACATCCTTAACATGGACATAATTCACCGGGTCCAGTAACAATATAATCTTGCCTCGAGCTCTTCTGTTTTTCGATGCATCTACTGCCGCAAACGTTCCATCGGGGTTCTGTGCAGGTTTTACTGCTTCCCACAAGTCTTCCAACTCCAAAAATGTCTGCACAGCAAACCTCCAGGTAGACCAATTTTCGCGACCTTGGAGCAGCTGAATGGACGGCAAATTTAATGAGTTATGGCTTCGACTTGGAGCAGGAGCAACTGCGTCACCTCCGCCGTTTGGAATattcatttttcaattatttcgatatatcGCATACGTCTTCCTTCTGTGTTCATAAAATTCTAGGCTGGACCCATAACCTGTTGGTTAATTATCTGAGAGCCGTAGAAAGAACAACTTGTATGTACTGTGGTTCATAAaggaatgaaaatttatttcagctGAATGACATGACGTTAATAATAAGGACTACTACGATCTAATTTCTTGACGCTAATatcttcaatatttttttgactCCTTTGCtatcattgtgatgacccgatcaattttgaggttatgagcagaaggaaaacaaacacgtATTTACATGTgccgaattgcacattagtgtgcgagcgcaaaacgtcactcatctttatgtttatttatttttggctgtgatacataggaaatcagaaaaggggatcaagtctccccagtctcccttACATATGTAAATCTAGTCCCGGAAAAAAAATGCTTAGCCTAGCTTATTATGCCAATATACGATATCACGGTGTAACAGTATACCAAAATCATAAAATGGAAACATTTTATATTTGTATATCATTGTTGCATCTTCCAGATTTAATGCATTGTgagtttctatttttttatttttctccgtttttttttcagtgtgacTGGATGCCATGGAACAATAATCAATAAAATTGGATTAAGTGATGTTTTTAGAATATTTGTACATTATTATTTAtgttaataaaatatttattaaatcaaCAAAGTATTAGCACCATCCGCAATCGAAAGAAAGCATATTATATTCGATAATTGTCAGTAATGGCAATTTGCAGGAATCTTAAAATCAAtcattctcgggtacttattcaaaaggacgtatgtgattttgtaaacaaagattcaaccgtggattttgaataagtacccgagcattgtttttttgcttttctcgtacaacaaccGAAAGACTATCATTCCACTCAAAAATCGATCGTTTCATAGAAGGCTATGAAACCCATGATGTTATaacccaatcgactcagcttttcgaactaaaaaaatgtttgtctgtccgtgcgtatgtgtgtgtgtacacatGGAACCCAAAAGCATTagcaaacttttcatatagtaactcttacccgatttcctcgcaacaagttgcattcgacgggggacaaGCCCTAGTTGATCATTGACCATATAAGGTTGGCTGAAGATTAGCTATACAGCGTTCGGAAAAGCCATAATGTtggcaattatttatgatgcGTGTTACACTAAGGCGGGAGCAGTTATGGCTGTTGCTACAAGCATAACTGTCTCATATTGATATGGGTTCCAATTTAATATGGGATAATTATGCTTCCGCCGGCAGTATAAAAGTAGACAGGTAATCATACACTTTTTTGAGGTGGTGAAGtagtttaaaattaaaaattatcttaataaaaaaaaaaccgaagaaatttgttttttctcatatttgaatatttttagacttgggggccgtccacaaagtacgtcacgctcctaggggggagggggggttacgagcagcgtgacgactcatacaaaaattttagagattcaatacaaaaaagtgtgacgaaggggggagggggagtcgaAAATCgttaatttttgcgtgacgtactttatggatcttcccttgcggatgttttgagatttttcaaacTAATAGGTTGTTCTCTACTGATAAAGCTAACACTTTTGCAATGTTATGTCAAAATTTATTCATCAGAGCAGTTTTCACATCAAAAAGCGGGGTTCAACCCTCGAAACGTTGACTTACAAAAGCAAcaaatattgttcaaagatAGTTTACCGCTTTCCTATAACCAGCAGTTCTAAAGCATTTACCTTTTTCCAGTCTTTCTGGAGATCCGTTTCGTTTGATTGATAGCTTTACAATTCCATACAAGCTAAGCGCAGACTTCTGGTAATATTATAAATGGCCTCGTTGAGAGAGGGCGCTCCTCTGCTTCCCGTGTTTACTGTGTTGGGGCCAATCCCAGCATGGTGTATCTAACTTCCTCTGGATCACGGGCAATGTAGTCTTTGCAGACAGCAATGGCATCCTTCAGCAGAGTTTCCGCTGATGTTGCCCCATGCGGGACCGGGAAATTCTTCCTTCCGTCCAACTCGTACAGCTTTCCGTCATGATGGACAAATGCGATGAAGTGGTGATAGACTTTCTCGTTGATATCCGGCGCAGGCGTTTGCCCTTCGTTGGCAATGATCTCGTGTGTTTCGGTAAAACCGCCATCATTCTCAAGCAATTTTCCGCGCTCCTCCGGTGACTTATCTTTGGCCGCATCCATATACTTTTTGATCACGCTGCCTTCCTCCAGTTCGATGTCCGGGTTGTTTAGCACGGCATGAACCAAGGCAATCGTTCCACAGGCATTGTGTACATACTGACGCATGTAGAAAAGACCTGCGGGATATTCGATGTTCTTGGCCTTTAGCTCGGCATCCTCTTTGGCACGAAATTCTTCATtctgcagaaaaaaatataattttggaaattGAGAATGACATTATGTCGAatgaattgttacatgaaactTTTAACAGATTTCG from Armigeres subalbatus isolate Guangzhou_Male unplaced genomic scaffold, GZ_Asu_2 Contig245, whole genome shotgun sequence includes these protein-coding regions:
- the LOC134203817 gene encoding ubiquitin carboxyl-terminal hydrolase-like, producing MATWLPLESNPDVLNKYLEKLGVSPLWNIVDIYGTDEDLLAFVPQPLKSLIFLFPCSEVNEEFRAKEDAELKAKNIEYPAGLFYMRQYVHNACGTIALVHAVLNNPDIELEEGSVIKKYMDAAKDKSPEERGKLLENDGGFTETHEIIANEGQTPAPDINEKVYHHFIAFVHHDGKLYELDGRKNFPVPHGATSAETLLKDAIAVCKDYIARDPEEVRYTMLGLAPTQ